The genomic window CATTTCTTTTAAGATACGGTTGCTTCCGCTTTGTACTGGTAAATGAATATGATTACAAATATTATCGAATTTCGCCATGGTTTCAACCACATCCAACGTTAAATCTTGCGGGTTCGATGTTGAAAAACGAATACGCATGGTTGGTTGTTCTTTTGCGCAAAGCTCCAATAGTTTAGAAAAACCAACAGCTGTGGCTTTTTCCATATCGCTGGCTTTAACGAAATCTTTTTTAAGTCCGCCGCCATACCAAAGGTAACTATCTACGTTTTGCCCAAGAAGCGTGATTTCTTTGTAGCCTCGGCTCCATAAATCGTTAACTTCTTCTAAAATACTCTGAGGATCGCGACTTCGTTCACGCCCACGTGTAAAAGGTACAACGCAAAAGGTACACATATTATCGCAACCACGTGTTATAGAAACAAAAGCGGTTACACCATTAGTATTTAAACGTACTGGCGAAATATCACCATAGGTTTCTTCTTTAGAAAGAATTACGTTTATGGCATCTCTCCCTTCGTCTACTTCGGCTAAAAGGTTGGGTAAATCTTTGTATGCATCTGGGCCAACTACTAAATCTACAATTTTTTCTTCTTCAAGAAATTTTGTTTTTAAGCGTTCGGCCATGCAACCTAAAACACCCACTTTCATTTTGGGGTTAAGATCGCGTTTTACGGCATTATATTTTTCTAATCGTTTACGCACTGTTTGTTCAGCTTTATCACGAATAGAGCAGGTGTTCACTAAAACTAAATCGGCTTCTTCTAGGTTTTGTGTGGTGTTAAAACCTTGATCCTTCATGATAGAAGCTACAATTTCACTATCACTAAAATTCATTGAGCAGCCGTAGCTTTCAATAAAAAGTTTACGTGTATTGCCCTCTTTCTTATCCAGAGTTAAGGATTCGCCTTGTTTGTTTTCGTCTATAATTTTTTCCATAGTTTGCTAGAAACTGGTATTGTTCAATAAGTGTGCAAAGATACAAATTATTTATATTTTATGACAAAGTGGCAGTTTTAATTTTAAAAGCATTATTCCTATGTTTAATATGATTTTTTCACTTTAAATAAACCATTTATAAATCAGGTTTTTAGTATAAGTAATTATCAAGAATTCATGTTATAGTTTTATTAATTAGAATTAGAAACACACTTTTTTTAACACAATTTTTTGTTTTCAGAAATTAAATTACTTTTGCGTCCTAACTAATTTAACCCCAATTTTTAAATATGAATACAATTACTAGTTTCTTAGAAAAAGTAAATAATGCAAGACAGCTCGATTTTGGCTCTATTTTTAGTGAAGCTATTGAGTTGTATAAGAAAACTTGGGTTCAAGGTTTCTTGCTTCAAGT from Algibacter sp. L1A34 includes these protein-coding regions:
- the miaB gene encoding tRNA (N6-isopentenyl adenosine(37)-C2)-methylthiotransferase MiaB, with protein sequence MEKIIDENKQGESLTLDKKEGNTRKLFIESYGCSMNFSDSEIVASIMKDQGFNTTQNLEEADLVLVNTCSIRDKAEQTVRKRLEKYNAVKRDLNPKMKVGVLGCMAERLKTKFLEEEKIVDLVVGPDAYKDLPNLLAEVDEGRDAINVILSKEETYGDISPVRLNTNGVTAFVSITRGCDNMCTFCVVPFTRGRERSRDPQSILEEVNDLWSRGYKEITLLGQNVDSYLWYGGGLKKDFVKASDMEKATAVGFSKLLELCAKEQPTMRIRFSTSNPQDLTLDVVETMAKFDNICNHIHLPVQSGSNRILKEMNRLHTREEYFELIDNIRRIIPKCTISHDMIVGFPTETEEDFQDTVSLMEYVKYNFGYMFTYSERPGTMAGRNMEDNVPELVKKRRLQDIVDLQRIHSEIRTKEHINTIVEVLIEKESKKSTEQWSGRTSQNVVCVFPKDNYKIGEFVKVKVIDCTSATLIGEGIELSMNN